In Pajaroellobacter abortibovis, the following are encoded in one genomic region:
- a CDS encoding SDR family oxidoreductase, with product MGLVARPIPCKIYLLMRSKKNESKENRFWNKIVPSEEFSPLRKKYPGSLYDLFLKEKVEVVEGDVTQPLCRVETSLIDSWKGLKCDCEHFRISRF from the coding sequence TTGGGTCTTGTTGCTCGACCGATACCCTGCAAGATCTATTTGCTGATGCGTTCTAAAAAGAACGAATCTAAGGAAAATCGGTTTTGGAATAAAATAGTGCCTTCGGAAGAGTTTTCCCCACTCAGAAAAAAATATCCGGGATCTTTATATGATTTATTTTTGAAAGAAAAAGTAGAGGTTGTAGAGGGGGATGTAACACAACCGCTGTGTAGAGTGGAAACTTCTCTGATCGATTCCTGGAAGGGCCTTAAATGCGATTGTGAACATTTCAGAATTAGTCGATTTTAA
- a CDS encoding carbamoyltransferase — translation MKIIGISAFFHDSAAALIEDGTIVAAAQEERFTRKKHDASFPFHALKYILQASGSTLHQIDHIAYYEKPFLRFERLLETYLAFAPRGFSSFRTAIPLWIREKLFQKDILCKCLVSLEPDFNWKQKLLFSEHHLSHAASAFFPSPFHEAIVLTMDGVGEWATTSVALGFGSDLKIIKELHFPHSLGLLYSAFTYYTGFKVNSGEYKVMGLAPYGQPRFAPLIFEHLIDLKEDGTFRLNQNFFQYCIGLHMTNDKFHQLFGGPPRKPEEPLTQRHMDLAASVQHVTEEIILRLTRSLAQENKISNLCLAGGVALNCVANGKILRDGNFNNLWIQPASGDAGGALGAALSAYHLFHQKPRPSLIHTIDSMKGSFLGPSFDQTTIETTLNQLGAHYETLTDSDLFQITAQLLAEGKAIGWFQGRMEFGPRALGARSILADPRSPTMQSLLNLKIKFRESFRPFAPSVLREHVSHWFELDSDSPYMLLVANVSPSRCFPMTEQQQSLWGTDKLHVVRSQIPAVTHIDYSARIQTVSENTNPRYYALLQAFYKITECPILVNTSFNVRGEPIVCTPQDAFHCFMGTELDALVIGNSILLKENQNPLLRQNYKNSFTLD, via the coding sequence ATGAAAATTATCGGCATCTCTGCCTTTTTCCACGACAGCGCAGCAGCTCTTATCGAAGATGGAACCATCGTTGCCGCTGCTCAAGAAGAAAGGTTCACACGAAAAAAACATGATGCTTCCTTCCCTTTTCATGCGCTCAAGTATATCCTCCAAGCATCAGGTTCAACACTCCACCAAATTGACCACATAGCCTATTATGAAAAGCCATTCCTCCGATTTGAGCGGCTCCTCGAAACCTATCTCGCTTTCGCTCCACGAGGCTTCTCTTCATTTCGAACCGCTATCCCTCTATGGATACGAGAAAAACTATTTCAAAAAGATATCCTCTGCAAATGTCTCGTTTCCTTAGAGCCTGATTTCAATTGGAAACAAAAGCTCCTCTTCTCCGAACACCATCTCAGCCATGCTGCAAGCGCCTTCTTCCCTTCCCCTTTCCATGAAGCGATCGTCCTCACCATGGATGGAGTCGGTGAGTGGGCTACCACTTCCGTCGCTCTCGGCTTCGGTTCAGATCTCAAAATCATCAAAGAGCTCCATTTCCCACACTCCCTCGGCCTCCTCTATTCTGCTTTTACCTATTATACAGGATTCAAAGTCAATTCAGGAGAATACAAGGTCATGGGGCTCGCTCCCTATGGACAACCTCGATTCGCACCTCTTATCTTCGAGCACCTCATTGACCTCAAAGAGGATGGTACCTTCCGCCTCAATCAAAATTTTTTCCAGTACTGCATCGGTCTACATATGACTAATGACAAATTCCATCAGCTCTTCGGAGGACCTCCAAGAAAACCAGAGGAGCCTCTTACCCAACGCCACATGGACCTTGCCGCTTCTGTCCAACATGTTACAGAAGAGATCATTCTAAGGCTCACTCGCTCACTCGCACAAGAGAACAAAATCTCCAATCTCTGCCTCGCAGGCGGGGTGGCCCTCAATTGCGTAGCTAATGGTAAAATTCTACGTGACGGAAACTTCAACAATCTCTGGATCCAGCCAGCCTCTGGTGATGCAGGAGGAGCCCTCGGTGCTGCCCTTTCCGCTTACCATCTCTTTCATCAAAAACCTCGACCTAGCCTCATTCATACTATCGACTCTATGAAAGGCTCTTTCCTAGGCCCCTCCTTCGACCAGACAACCATCGAAACAACACTTAACCAGCTGGGTGCCCACTATGAAACCCTAACAGATAGCGATTTATTTCAAATAACTGCACAGCTCTTAGCTGAAGGAAAAGCTATTGGATGGTTCCAAGGGCGTATGGAATTCGGACCCCGCGCCCTCGGCGCACGCTCTATCCTCGCAGACCCTCGCTCACCTACCATGCAGTCCCTGCTCAACCTTAAAATCAAATTCAGAGAATCTTTTCGCCCTTTCGCTCCTTCTGTGCTCCGAGAACATGTTTCGCATTGGTTCGAACTCGATTCTGATAGCCCCTATATGCTCCTCGTAGCCAATGTATCCCCTTCTCGGTGTTTCCCCATGACAGAACAACAGCAAAGCCTTTGGGGTACCGATAAACTCCATGTCGTCCGCTCTCAGATCCCAGCAGTAACTCATATCGATTATTCCGCTCGTATCCAAACAGTCTCAGAAAACACCAATCCTCGTTATTACGCTCTCCTTCAAGCTTTCTACAAGATCACAGAATGCCCTATCCTGGTCAACACAAGCTTCAATGTTCGCGGAGAGCCGATCGTTTGTACTCCTCAAGATGCCTTCCACTGTTTTATGGGAACTGAACTCGATGCGCTCGTCATCGGTAATTCTATCCTTCTCAAAGAGAATCAGAATCCTCTCCTAAGGCAGAATTATAAAAATTCCTTCACTTTGGACTAA
- a CDS encoding DUF5989 family protein → MPSYLSSIGARTKELLDISQIYYLFSKLPQSILVLFKNQRESVMWPVLQELLYFLWIRKKYWLYPILFSLVAVGILLIYAQGSVLSPFIYAIF, encoded by the coding sequence ATGCCTTCATATCTGTCTTCAATTGGAGCCAGAACAAAAGAGTTATTGGATATCTCGCAAATCTATTATCTTTTCTCAAAGCTTCCGCAATCAATTTTAGTACTTTTCAAAAATCAAAGGGAATCTGTTATGTGGCCTGTCCTCCAAGAGCTCCTTTATTTCTTATGGATTAGAAAAAAATACTGGCTTTATCCCATTCTCTTTTCCCTTGTGGCCGTCGGGATACTCCTTATCTATGCACAAGGTTCAGTGCTCTCTCCATTCATCTACGCTATCTTCTAA